A window of Apium graveolens cultivar Ventura chromosome 8, ASM990537v1, whole genome shotgun sequence contains these coding sequences:
- the LOC141677248 gene encoding polygalacturonase non-catalytic subunit AroGP3-like — MNELKLITHLFILLSSIFFLLNLNVVGARRNLLDSTTGESPFSPKGSLLRYWRKQVSNDLAKPEFLLKKASPLTAVETATFSKLADQNTLSTKLSSFCSSAKLLCFSDLSPSLEKHDQNVAFSSYSDKNFTNYGTLKGGDTDSFQKYSDGDNVPVNTFRRYGRDSVGHDTDFTSYATDANVVDQSFNTYAAGSTGGASGFTIYSKDANVPNLNFNSYSADSNGQLQTFTAYTEEANSGSQSFASYGKDGNGQPNNFENYGKDSNVIGSTFSGYGQNANGVANNFTSYGFDGNVPENKFKNYGDTGNGAVETFTSYRDQSNVGDDSFESYAKNSNAAKASFSNYGQSFNEGTDKFTGYGKKGSFSDIGFKKYGVNNTFKEYANKKDVKFSTYATKGSAELGSLKEVNAKLVNKWVEPGKFFREKMLKTGTIMPMPDIKDKMPERAFLPRVLSSKLPFSTTKLNELKKLFHASDNSTMEGMIVNTLTECERAPSRGETKRCVGSIEDMLDFATSVLGRNVVVRSTENTEGSKEDIMIGEVKGINGGKVTKSVSCHQSLYPYLMYYCHSVPKVRVYEADILDSKTKAKINHGVAVCHVDTSDWSASHGAFAALGSAPGKIEVCHWIFENDMNWAIAD; from the exons aTGAATGAACTCAAGCTTATCACTCATCTCTTCATCCTGTTATCTTCCATATTCTTCCTCCTCAAT TTAAATGTCGTCGGAGCTCGCCGGAATCTATTAGATTCGACAACCGGAGAGAGCCCGTTTTCCCCTAAGGGCTCTCTTCTCCGTTACTGGAGAAAACAAGTATCTAATGACTTAGCTAAACCAGAATTTCTTTTAAAAAAGGCATCTCCATTAACAGCTGTTGAGACAGCAACTTTTTCGAAACTAGCTGACCAAAACACCCTGTCAACAAAGCTCTCATCATTCTGTTCCTCTGCGAAACTCCTCTGTTTTTCTGATTTATCGCCTAGTCTCGAAAAACATGACCAGAATGTCGCGTTTTCCTCGTACAGTGACAAGAATTTCACAAATTACGGGACATTAAAAGGCGGTGATACCgatagttttcaaaaatattctGACGGGGACAATGTCCCCGTCAACACGTTTAGACGCTACGGGCGTGACTCGGTAGGACACGACACGGATTTTACTAGTTATGCTACTGATGCCAATGTAGTTGATCAGAGTTTCAATACTTATGCCGCGGGCTCAACTGGTGGTGCTAGTGGCTTTACTATTTACAGCAAAGACGCCAATGTGCCTAATCTGAACTTCAATTCTTACTCAGCGGACAGTAATGGTCAATTGCAAACATTTACGGCTTATACTGAAGAAGCTAATTCAGGTAGTCAAAGTTTTGCTAGCTATGGAAAAGATGGTAATGGTCAGCCCAACAATTTTGAAAATTACGGCAAAGATTCCAATGTTATTGGCTCCACCTTCTCAGGCTATGGACAAAATGCTAATGGTGTTGCCAATAATTTCACTTCTTACGGCTTCGATGGCAATGTCCCCGAAAACAAATTCAAGAACTACGGTGATACAG GTAACGGTGCTGTTGAAACTTTTACAAGTTATAGGGATCAGTCCAATGTAGGTGATGATTCTTTTGAGTCCTATGCTAAGAACTCTAATGCTGCTAAGGCTAGTTTCTCGAATTATGGTCAGTCGTTCAACGAAGGTACTGATAAATTTACTGGATACGGCAAAAAGGGCTCGTTTTCTGATATCGGATTCAAGAAGTATGGTGTTAATAATACTTTTAAAGAGTATGCTAACAAGAAGGATGTTAAATTTAGTACATATGCAACAAAAGGCTCTGCAGAGTTGGGTTCTTTGAAAGAGGTGAATGCCAAACTTGTAAATAAATGGGTTGAGCCTGGCAAGTTTTTCAGGGAGAAAATGCTGAAGACTGGAACAATTATGCCAATGCCTGATATCAAAGATAAGATGCCTGAGAGGGCATTTTTGCCTCGGGTCTTGTCATCGAAGTTGCCATTTTCGACGACTAAACTTAATGAGTTGAAGAAGTTGTTCCACGCGAGTGATAATTCTACTATGGAAGGGATGATAGTTAACACTCTGACCGAGTGTGAGAGGGCACCAAGTCGAGGTGAGACAAAGCGGTGTGTTGGTTCAATTGAAGACATGCTTGACTTTGCAACATCAGTGTTGGGACGAAATGTCGTTGTCCGTTCAACGGAGAACACAGAGGGATCAAAGGAAGACATTATGATAGGGGAAGTTAAAGGGATCAATGGTGGTAAAGTCACTAAGTCAGTCTCATGCCATCAGAGCCTGTACCCTTATTTGATGTACTACTGTCATTCAGTTCCTAAGGTTCGGGTTTACGAGGCTGATATCCTGGATTCGAAAACCAAGGCCAAGATCAACCATGGTGTGGCTGTCTGTCACGTCGACACGTCTGACTGGAGTGCAAGTCATGGAGCATTTGCAGCTTTAGGCTCAGCTCCTGGGAAAATTGAGGTGTGCCATTGGATTTTTGAGAATGATATGAACTGGGCTATTGCTGATTGA